The following proteins come from a genomic window of Achromobacter sp. AONIH1:
- a CDS encoding HPP family protein: MDVAFKRWLASFAPAPVGASAREKIYGALGALIGLFCTEWVGRHALGGANPWFIAPMGASAVLLFAAPASPLAQPWSIMAGNLVSALIGVTCARAIPDPGLAAAAAGSLAIAAMFTLRCLHPPSGAVALTAVLGGPAVASLGYGFVLWPVALNSVILLSIAVAFNGALRRNYPRRHAEPAASHLTRDPAPSARLGFSRADLDQALSQRGELLDISKEDLEDIVMEAELRASVRRFGDVRCADIMSRDLVSVQQNDPLDYAIRLYGKHRLQTLPVLDAAGRYAGMIDQADVLARKARLAPVHEGPDLLVMDCMRSNGPFATPELPAVELARPMADGLHCVPVLDQDGVLRGLVTQSDLVAALYQMTVATPAGAVGRPNA; the protein is encoded by the coding sequence TTGGATGTTGCATTCAAGCGCTGGCTGGCATCGTTCGCGCCGGCGCCCGTGGGCGCGAGCGCCCGCGAAAAGATTTACGGCGCGCTGGGCGCGCTGATCGGCCTGTTCTGCACCGAATGGGTGGGCCGCCACGCGCTGGGCGGGGCCAATCCCTGGTTCATCGCGCCGATGGGCGCGTCCGCCGTGTTGCTGTTCGCCGCGCCCGCCAGCCCGCTGGCCCAGCCCTGGTCCATCATGGCCGGCAATCTGGTGTCCGCGCTGATCGGCGTGACCTGCGCCCGCGCCATTCCCGACCCGGGTCTGGCCGCCGCCGCCGCCGGCTCGCTGGCCATCGCCGCCATGTTCACGCTGCGCTGCCTGCATCCGCCCAGCGGCGCGGTGGCGCTGACCGCCGTCCTGGGCGGCCCGGCCGTGGCCAGCCTGGGCTATGGCTTCGTGCTGTGGCCGGTGGCGCTGAACTCCGTGATCCTGCTGTCCATCGCCGTGGCCTTCAACGGCGCGCTGCGCCGCAACTATCCGCGCCGCCACGCCGAGCCGGCCGCCTCGCATCTGACGCGCGACCCCGCGCCCAGCGCGCGCCTGGGTTTTTCCCGCGCCGACCTGGACCAGGCGCTGAGCCAGCGCGGCGAGCTGCTGGACATCAGCAAGGAAGACCTGGAAGACATCGTGATGGAAGCCGAGCTGCGCGCCAGCGTGCGACGCTTCGGCGATGTACGCTGCGCCGACATCATGTCGCGCGATCTGGTCTCGGTGCAGCAGAACGATCCGCTGGACTATGCCATCCGCCTGTACGGCAAGCACCGCTTGCAGACCCTGCCCGTGCTCGACGCCGCCGGGCGCTATGCCGGCATGATCGACCAGGCCGACGTGCTGGCGCGCAAGGCCAGGCTCGCGCCGGTGCATGAGGGCCCGGACCTGCTGGTCATGGATTGCATGCGCTCGAATGGGCCTTTCGCCACGCCGGAACTGCCGGCCGTGGAGCTTGCCCGTCCCATGGCGGACGGCCTGCATTGCGTGCCGGTGCTGGACCAGGACGGCGTGCTGCGCGGCCTGGTGACACAGTCCGACCTGGTCGCGGCGTTGTACCAGATGACCGTGGCGACGCCAGCCGGGGCGGTTGGCCGCCCGAACGCCTGA